From Penicillium digitatum chromosome 5, complete sequence, one genomic window encodes:
- a CDS encoding mitochondrial 54S ribosomal protein bL17m, with amino-acid sequence MAGGGSRYRHLSRDSAHRQALLRNLVTSLFKHESITTTWPKAKEAQRLAEKLITLGKKNTEASRRRALEIFYTPHEMLPKLFGPLRERYADRPGGYTRVLRIEPREKNEYFSAKKGDKNAIREPKPQAKAPTAILELVDGPKDIRFAMTARTVAREREQGRDLVHSLTRLNVKKVTQFRKDGVEVLERAISKLSLAKKQNDKLAKKETESRD; translated from the exons ATGGCTGGCGGTGGAAGCAGATACCGCCACTTGAGCCGCGACTCCGCGCATCGACAAGCCCTGCTCCGAAACCTGGTGACCTCCCTCTTCAAGCACGAGTCAATCACCACTACATGGCCTAAAGCCAAAGAGGCTCAGCGCCTGGCTGAGAAGTTGATTACTCTGGGCAAGAAAAACACCGAAGCAAGCCGGCGACGGGCATTGGAGATTTTCTAC ACACCGCACGAAATGCTCCCCAAACTCTTCGGTCCCCTCCGCGAGCGCTACGCAGACCGCCCAGGTGGCTATACACGAGTCCTGCGCATAGAACCCCGCGAAAAGAACGAGTACTTCTCCGCCAAGAAGGGCGACAAGAACGCAATTCGAGAGCCCAAACCCCAGGCTAAGGCTCCCACTGCTATCCTCGAGCTGGTCGATGGGCCGAAGGACATTCGTTTCGCCATGACGGCACGCACAGTGGCGCGTGAGCGCGAGCAGGGCCGGGACCTCGTGCACTCGCTCACGAGATTGAATGTCAAGAAGGTTACACAGTTCCGGAAGGACGGTGTTGAGGTCTTGGAACGGGCGATTTCCAAGCTCAGCCTTGCTAAGAAGCAGAATGATAAGCTCGCTAAGAAGGAGACTGAGTCGAGGGATTAG
- a CDS encoding 40S ribosomal protein uS12, which produces MGKGQPRGLNAARKLQAHRKDQRWADDHFKKRLLGTAYKSSPFGGASHAKGIVLEKVGVEAKQPNSAIRKCVKVQLIKNGKKVAAFVPNDGCLNFIDENDEVLLAGFGRKGKAKGDIPGVRFKVVKVSGVGLAALWKEKKEKPRS; this is translated from the exons ATGGGTAAAGGACAACCCCGTGGTTTGAACGCCGCCCGCAAGCTCCAGGCGCACCGCAAGGATCAGCGCTGGGCTGACGACCACTTCAAGAAGCGTCTTCTTGGAACCGCCTACAAGTCCTCCCCCTTCGGAGGTGCTTCCCACGCCAAGGGTATCGTTCTCGAGAAGGTCGGTGTTGAGGCCAAGCAGCCCAACTCCGCTATCCGCAAGTGTGTCAAGGTTCAGCTCATCAAGAACGGCAAGAAGGTCGCTGCTTTCG TCCCCAATGACGGTTGCTTGAACTTCATCGATGAGAACGACGAGGTCCTGCTCGCCGGTTTCGGTCGCAAGGGTAAGGCCAAGGGTGATATTCCCGGTGTCCGTTTCAAGGTCGTCAAGGTCTCCGGTGTCGGTCTCGCCGCTCTgtggaaggagaagaaggagaagccCCGCTCTTAA
- a CDS encoding cwf18 pre-mRNA splicing factor family protein, with protein MALSRNPTNPNSQRLPPPALFQGPPSHNGSNISLPVPPAASTLATAPGSQLPPLHRNRSPRGAEGESLEKASFLSPFESRRTSKNDVDGSDAIWQEMQSALSEVELSAVTSENVFGAKHSEALEDLRLKQLKLAQAWARSEADDEVVNPGHSGADEASGKASSARQGVEESKTQYDTATETSAGRGSASHRTLDDETEKDIHLARKRREANDRYFDRVNQGVLDVVAKLEEVAQAMRAVERESKDIWSDSESVTTTAPSSSTHTT; from the coding sequence ATGGCTTTGTCAAGAAACCCCACCAATCCAAATTCTCAGCGCCTGCCTCCCCCAGCTCTTTTCCAAGGTCCACCATCACACAATGGCTCTAATATCTCGTTACCCGTACCGCCCGCAGCCTCAACGTTGGCAACTGCTCCCGGCAGCCAACTTCCACCCCTGCATCGGAACCGGTCACCTCGTGGAGCCGAGGGCGAAAGTCTCGAGAAGGCGAGCTTTTTATCACCCTTTGAATCACGTCGTACGTCCAAAAATGATGTAGATGGGTCCGATGCCATCTGGCAGGAGATGCAGAGCGCCCTATCAGAAGTGGAACTTAGCGCTGTGACAAGCGAGAATGTCTTCGGCGCAAAACACTCTGAAGCATTGGAAGATCTACGCTTGAAACAGTTGAAGCTCGCACAAGCCTGGGCTCGTAGTGAGGCAGATGATGAAGTTGTGAACCCTGGCCACAGCGGTGCCGATGAAGCCAGCGGAAAAGCCAGCTCGGCGCGGCAAGGTGTTGAAGAATCGAAGACTCAATATGACACAGCAACGGAAACTAGCGCAGGTCGCGGCTCGGCATCGCATCGCACGTTGGATGACGAGACCGAAAAAGACATTCATCTTGCGCGAAAGCGCCGCGAGGCTAATGACCGGTACTTTGATCGGGTCAACCAGGGCGTTTTGGATGTCGTTGCTAAACTGGAGGAAGTGGCTCAGGCTATGCGCGCTGTCGAGCGGGAAAGTAAGGATATTTGGAGTGATTCAGAGAGTGTCACGACAACTGCGCCGTCATCGTCAACTCACACGACTTGA
- a CDS encoding DNA polymerase epsilon subunit B yields the protein MGFFTGFFSGFAFTSSVLYITVQVHRSTRVSQRKAIHAQVEQIDWLTSSAGAYDRRFLPEEVPRWRREELEAHNQPEPTMKETLKHKWNKEVEVLTRKAHETTWEDVRDAAADSWKAAARLVKRE from the exons ATGGGCTTCTTCACGGGCTTT TTCAGCGGCTTTGCCTTCACCTCATCCGTTCTCTACATTACCGTCCAAGTTCATCGCTCAACACGCGTATCACAGCGCAAAGCCATCCACGCGCAAGTCGAGCAAATAGACTGGTTGACCTCATCCGCTGGCGCCTATGATCGGCGCTTCCTACCAGAAGAAGTGCCAAGGTGGCGACGTGAAGAATTGGAAGCGCATAATCAACCCGAGCCGACAATGAAGGAGACACTCAAGCACAAGTGGAACAAGGAAGTGGAGGTCTTGACGAGAAAGGCCCATGAGACGACATGGGAGGACGTGAGAGATGCTGCTGCGGATAGCTGGAAGGCTGCTGCACGATTAGTGAAACGGGAATGA